The Malus domestica chromosome 10, GDT2T_hap1 nucleotide sequence tccatgcaatgtataaagtgtaaaatattgtactaattcattatatataaatgattatggtgtatttaaacttctttcattaattactacatattttctatactcacaatgtttgccagctcgctatataatcaacttgataatgttaaatccatcatgcaatgcatttccttccaattttttgtgataaattaatagataattgactaaataaatatcctgcaaagtttcaataaaaatttccaagtttttcttacaatttccgtggtttccatgtaatttttatcgatatcgatattatcccgatatttccatcgatatttccgtgttttcgtactaccgatatttccgatattaccgatatttaaatCCTTGGTTTCAACATAATACCGCAATTTATAGCATGCAACATCTCAAAGAACAACCAAAgaagcacaatattattctctaGCCACATTGGTCAACGAATCTGATCAtagtaataacaatcatattcaacatcattccacaatcactcCAATTAATCAATCCCAAAAATCAAAGATGCACGATATTAACATTTAACTACGTTGCGAAtaaaccaagcagaaccataagcATAGTCTAATCGTGCAAGTGGTGATCACTtatcgtggatataccaagcatgatcacctatataatacgtatggtcccccatcgcggatataccaagcagaaccattcatgtaccactgctacatggtgcagtaAGTTCAACACACAATCTACCCCTACCTCAACCCCTATGATTACAACGTAGGCACCTGCACTATCAACTTCTCATGACCACTAACTAACATGTCACACAAGCATATAAGTTCTACATAATACTTCTAATAGAATTTTAGGCTTACATTGTCATAACAGTTATCATACATATAATTCATATTATCAAGAAGATAAATACACATATATCTCACAATAAGGCGTCCCATACACGTAAATCGAGGTATATATATTATCTAGAATAACTCACTAACTAATATAGGCCCACTAAGCCCTACCTAGTCtctagtaatactaattttagtatttaagaATAATTAAGAACATTTTGATCAAAATTAACCCTAGTAAATCAATCAGGAAgattcacccatcagatttccaatccataaGTTAATAAGGTCTTTAAATAATAcgtacaaatccaatttggtgACGATCTAACGGTCGGTTCATCATTTACTACAAAGGTCCAAGGGCGACAATCTACGAAACTAGGCTCAATCAACGAAATCACATCAAACAACTGTCAAAATTGGATTCAGAATATTAAATTTAGCCTAGAAAGACAAAGTTGGCCCACTGGCCACATGCCGCCACACACGCCGTTGCATGAGGTGGTTTCCAGCGAACGGAAACCTAGTTTTCCAACCGACTCCAAAAATCACCAAATTTCATGGGATTGCGAAAAATAACAAGAGGAAGAATTTTCATACTTGTGACGAAGTTCAATTCCGTCGGGAATTACCTGAAATCCGCAAGAGGCAATCGGAAACCTTAGGATTAGTGCCCTTCGAATCATCGTCCATTTAAACTCCAACGCCTCACTCGATGCTTAGGACTTATTCCTAGGTCCAAAGGGAGTTGAACGACGGTGGTGGCCATCGATGGTGATTGCAAAAACGGCGGATCGTAGCCAAGAGACTTACTAAACCCACAGGTTCATTCTCTGTGAAACTGGGCTTAAACCTAGTTGGGTTTAGGTGGAAAGTGGAGAAGAAGTGACGAAATTTTCAAAGAAATTgtgcaggaaaaatcaagtcTGTAGTCGGGTTAGGAACTGGGTTGTGTTAGGGTCCAAGTTGGCTGCTTCCTCTCCTCCATCCTTTCCCCTTTTTTGATTGGCCAATTTCTCCCCCTCATTTTCTtcatttctcttctcttcttcccATCTGAATCGTACTCATGGCACCCAGATTGATGCTCCAACAAATCCGCAGCATTCCATATTAGTGATTAATTACAATTTTACCCCTgcatttaacggttattttcaTTTGTTAAAACTTTGTTTCACGAACAGTTTTCGCCTATGCACTCACGAGGTcgagctctatccaaatatgtaaacaaaagtgacaaaaaaaatataagaattAAATACGTCCTTGAAAGTCCGTTTAGTTCATTAAGGGTGTTTTCGTCCTTTTACTTATCGAAAAAAACTATACGCCGTAATTATAAATGCATCGAAACTAAGAATATGAAATACGTAATTTTAAATACTTAAATTTGGGGACGGGATTTCACATTTTGGAAGGAACTGTTTAGATTGCAAAACTCAAAGTTATGCATGATCTCAGGGTATCGCCCATAAAGTGATGGCCAAACTAAGGTGATGAACATATGCTTGGAAACCTATCTCAGATGCTTTGTGGGAGGTCAACCAAAGAAGTGGGTTCAATGGCTCTCTTAGGTTGAATGGTGCTTCAATACTTTTTATCACACccactattctaaaaatccccacCTAGCGTCGTCTAGGCGGCTGACCACcatcccgattaatgcctaagcgtttgaaaattaagaaaatgcgcTTAGACCTGTTGAGGCACCCACCTAGCCCACCCAGACCCTCCTTGTCACATGCCTAAGTTACgactcacttagatagaaaacagataactttcattttgcattatatgtttttcaataaattgtaagagacttgttaaatacttaaatgaacacacattatatgcttgttctccatattttcattatgttccaatacttcataatatatgtgtcattctattttgtagtttatgatgaaattatatatatttttagaaCTTTTCCTCCAAATACACTCCATTTGAGCTAGTCTATGGATACCCTCCACCCCATGGCATCCCTTATTAGATGGGCACTACAAGAGTTAATATTGTGGAGCAAAGGTTCCTTGAACGAGATAGGGTCTTATCGGTGTTGAAACCTAACTTGGAGATGGCTCATAATATGATGAAACAGTACAGTGACAAGAAGAGGACAGAGAGACATTTCACAATTGGTGATTTTGTTTACTTGAAGCAAATACCATACCAGTTGCAGACCTTGGCACCTAACAATTACCACAAGCTACAACCTAGGTATTATGGGCCCTATGAGGTACTTGAGAAGAGTAGTGATGCGGCTTACAAGCTTAAACTACCATTGGGGACTAAGATACATCCAGCGATTCATGTGAGCTGCCTTAAGAAACAATTGGGAGATCACACCAATGCTCAAACTATTTTGCCTCAGGTTATGGAAGATGGCTTGGCTCAAAACAGTCCTAAAGTTGTGATAGCTAGGAGAATTTACAAGAAGGGAAACTCTCTAGGTGTGCAAATTCTAGTGCAATGGCAGTATCAAGAGGAGGATAATGTTACTTAGGAGGACTTCGATGTATTCCAGGCCAAGTTTCTTGATTTTTCTCTATGAACCTTGTGGACAAGGTTTTCTTAAGGAATGAGTGTTGTTATGAATTGCATATCTGTGATTACTTAAATCACAAGGATAGTAATTAGCTATAGTTAAAGGGTTAAATTGTAAGTGAATTGGGGACTGAATTGTAATGATCTGGGATCTTTGAGTTCAATTGTAATAGGCCAAGTGTTGTAGGAAGTTATTTCAATAAGTCTGTTGAAGTTGTACAGCTGGCAATCACACACTAGATTGCTAGCTAATGGTATATCTCTCACCACACTCATTGTAACGGTTAGATTTGAACTAATAGAAAGAATATTCCAATTccaacttcttcttctttattgcATTGTCGCCATAGTTGCTCAGTTTAGGTCGATTTCCAGCTAAGGATTGTGATTCTAACAACTCGAACTTCAAAAACTCCAAGAACTAATCTtttgtggagagagagagagagagagtgatgagAGAGAAACTTTCCGACAGGTTGGTGAATTGTTGGAGGTAAAAATTGAGAATTCGAGATAGAGGAAGATAGAGAGTACGGATATAAAGAGGGAGGAGAGGCAGAGGTTTTTAGAGATTGACGGATAAAAATATGGAGGAGATGGAGAGGTTTCTAGTAGAGTCAGCCTAAGCATTTGGGATCTAGGTAGGCATTCGAAGTGAAGTCCTAGAGCTTTTTGAACCTTGATTCTTTGTACATTGATATGTAAAAAGAAAATTCGCTAAATACATGAAAATGTCTATTTTTAACATCAAACATTATTAAAAGTAATGGTGCAAAAAGATATACAAATATTACATGTTTTGCGTTTTTAGATGCAAATGTACACTTCAGTTTacacaattttattttgttgatatttttattaagtttaaattgtatatataaatttttaaattttgttgccTCCGAAGTGAGGGCCCTAGGCGGCGCTTACCTTGACTATCCTCTCCTCGGGTCGGCCTTAGTTTTAAGAACTTGACTAAGAAAAAGGTAGaacaatataaaataatttgttacttacagaaaaataatttttaatatcaATTGGTCGGTCAATGCATATTTTTCTAAGAATCTGCACGGTAAGTAAACGCTCATTTTGATAGTTGCAAGTATAAATTCTCACACAAAAACTTGTTTGGATGGAAGGAAAATCAGTCACtggagaataaaaaaaaagaagcaaaaaatggaaaaaatgatTATACAGGTACAACAAACATACTCCGTCTCACTCTGCTCCTCCTCCGCCTATAACTCCGCCAACCGCCGCCGTTGCTGCCTAATTGGAGTGAGAGTGAGCGACGGAGTCGAAAGAGGAGCAACGATGTCGTATGCTAATTGGCTCCTCTTCCCCAGATTTCCATCATTGTCCACCGTGTCCACCACCTGCAGAAGCAGCAGCAATTGGATgatgaggaggagagagagcagCAACGACGTcgaatcatcatcttcttcttcgagATCTTCTGGGCGCTGTGCAGCCGCCTCGGGTTCTGCACCGCCGCCGCCAGTTCCGCCAGATACAGAAAAGGTcccttatctctctctctacgtTTTCTGTTTGATTTGATTATCTTTCTTCTTATTCCTCATGGGCTGGTCGCATTACTGCAGCAGAGGGAGGTGCCTGAACTGCAGACGCTTCTCCGAAGATTCTGGAAGGTGGCGGCTCCCTATTGGTCCTCCTCCGACAAGGTGCAAGCGAGGATCCAGCTCGCCGTAGTCTTCGCTCTCACTCTCGCCACCACCGGCATCAGCGTCGGCTTCAGTTTCCTCGGCCGCGACTTCTATAACGCCCTTgccagtctctctctctctctaatttgttAATCTTATTGGTGATCAATTAAGTTAATTTATATTACTGAAATTTGTTCCTTTTTGCTTCCGAAATTGGATTTTGATGATAATTTGAAGACAAGAACCAAGAACAATTCACGAAGCAGCTGCTTTACTACTTGGGTGCATTTGCTGTCGGAATTCCGGTGAGCACCAATTGTTGCACTTTCACTCAGTTACCCACCCCTCAGCTTAGTTTTTTGGGAAAGTGCTAAAATGATCGATTTATGACTcttttggatgtgcttttaaaatgactgatcGTACTTTTAgataaatatttttgggtttcaaaagtaTTAAAGTGTTTTCTGCAAGAATCACCAATTATGTGTTTTTTCAGGAAacactttaaatgtttttttatgatttatttgcatctttactaaagaatgattttaaaaaaaaatcacaaaaaacgcttttagtcattttaaaagcacattcaaaTGAACTATTGCTTAATTTTAAGACGGAAAGAAGACAAATTAAATATGCACAGAGTATGCATAGCACATATTAGCACCAAAGGAAGGTTACAAATATTTTGTCATATTTGTGAATGATTACACTGTGTCGCTTTTCTTTATCTCATGAAGTTTAAAAGTGAGGTGTCAACTATCTTTCAAGACTTTCATAGATTGAATTTTTCTAACACTTGAAATAACCAAATTGCCTTCTTATCTCACCTCATATTTCTACATAAATATTTCCTAGAGAAGGACCCACATATATTTACGTGGCTTTGAAGACGGTCTCTGGCATTATGAAATGGTTATGCAGGATCCTCCTTGAATTACTAGTTTAGCCATAAAATGGTTTCGTGGGAGTCGGTGGCTGAGTTCTTTTTGGGTGGCAAAGAAATCCGGGAAGAGGATCCCcttcggattctctttgtggggatcctagggattctCGAATCCAGTGCGTCCATCGttcatcgtgcggtcagaaattattttaaataattgtatttaaaattaaacatgaacagTACTTGATAAAAATTGACCGTACGATGAACAATGGATACACCGGTTTCGAGGATCGCCAGGATCCCCACCTAATGCATCCGAAGGGGATCCTCTTCCAGAAATCCGAAGTGACGTGGTGGTGGGTGGTAATTGTCGTTGTCGCTTCTCGGCGGCTGAGTTTATTTTTcactcacactctctctctccctaaaGTTTGAGAATAAGCATAGAGAGAAGACAAATCTTTGACCTGAATCTAAAAATCATCTTTTTCAGTGACATGTAGATCTGAGTCAACCTAAAATCCAGAGTTCACAACTTTCTCttcgaaataaaaaaaaattgacgtaATCACTTGTGAATTTTTACAATTTATATGTCggtattttcgtcatttcacTTTTTTCCTGGTGTGCATGGTTTGTGCATTGACGGTTTTTCCTATTTTAGTCCTATGATTAAGAAAATGGGTCAATTTTTGCTATTTCCCTTCTTCCCTTTTCCCGGGTCTTCGCCTTCGCCTTCATCCTTGTGTAATCACCCGAAAGGAAAATACAAAAAGGCAGTTGCTAAGATTTTGTCAAAAAAGAAGACCACAAAAGAACAATGAATGGTGAAACTATTGCCAGAGGTTTATGCCAGTGAATTGCAACCCACAATGGAAAAAGCTTAAAAGTTGCTAGGTTAGCTTTTCGGGTATTCTGTTCACAAGTTTCCACTTCTTTGCATTTTGATCATCGCCAATGGGTTCATATTCGTATGGTTGTTGTTTATTCGTTTGCCTATGCAATTATGTGGACATGGGAACAATGACCTGGTCTTACTGACATTGATATATTTGTTTCCTGTGTTGACAACTTTTTGTGCAGATTTTTGTGTTGCGATATTATGCAAGACAAACTCTTTCGTTGAGGTGGAGAGCTTGGATGACAAAACATTACATGGACCGTTACCTAAGCAACCAAGCCTTTTATAAAATTCAATCCCAATCAATCATTGATAATCCAGATCAGCGCATTGTTGATGATCTAAGTTCGTTCACAGAAACTGCCCTATCCTTCTCCTTAACAATTCTCAATGCTGTGGTAGATCTCATCTCGTTCAGTAATATCTTATTCAGTATCTATCCTCCGCTGTTTGCTGTTCTATTTGTATATTCAATTGGTGGAACAGCTATAAGTATCTATCTTGGAAAGGTAACTTTACCTCCGTTTAACCAAAAAGTCTTTCCCATGCTGTATGCAATTGGAACTCAGTTTAATGAAAACATTGTATCCGTTTTTTCAGGATTTGGTTTCTTTAAACTTCATGCAAGAGAAAAAGGAAGCTGATTTTCGTTATGGACTTGTGCGCGTCAGAGAAAATGCTGAATCCATTGCTTTCTATAGTGGTGAAGCAAACGAAATGCAACTTTTGCTACAACGCTTCACAAGTGCTTTCAAAAATATGAGTGTATGAATAAATATATCGTCTTCTGTTTTCACTTCTCTACATGCAGTCATTAGCCTTTACACTGAAGACTCCTTTTTCTctcacaaatttaattttacgCAATATTGttgtgtgtgtagtgtactCACTTTAAACAACATGATCTACTTTAAATACACTTGGATTGAGTTATGGCAGATGTGCTGGTGTCATTGGATCGATTAGTGATGCTACTGATAACGCTATAAGTAACTTCAACATCCACTAAAAAATTCTGtttttttaaatgtaatttaatttgtaaGAAATATGACGATGCCAAACATGTAAGGGCTCTCATGATCCTTATTCAAGAGGCAAGAAAGATGACGATGCCAAACATGTGTTACTTAACAtcaataatttaatttgtaagCATACGTGTGATTTCTTTATGTTATATACATGTATCTAATCTGATAAGTATCATGTTCCAGTTTTCAAAATTGAGATATTTTGACTTCAGTGCCTAGGTTTTGATCTCTGTTGATGTCACTGTGATATCTGTGGCTCATTTAAGAGACTGAGCTGCATCATTAGCCTAAGAACTACACAGTTATGCTTAGGACTTGCtgttatttttaatttacttttggtACACATGCCTGCGAGGTTTGATCTAGAGCATGATCTGTTtacatttaatatatttactgaTTTAAAATTACCATGCATGTAGATTGTTATGCCATGCACATCCAATTGATTGTGTTTTAACTCATATTCCAACCTTGCAGAAATTGTTGATATGTTCAAGAAATCTCGAGGTTTTCACCAGTGGATACAGCTATCTTATTCATATTCTTCCCGCTGCTGTTGTTGCCCCTATGTATTTCTCAGGCAAAATTGAGATGGGTGTCATTGATCAGTCAACATCTGCTTTCAGTCATATTCTTGGAGACTTCTCCCTTATTGTCTACAGAATGGAGACTATCAGTGCATTTGCAGCTGTAATTGATCGACTTGGTATTGTCTCTGTATCTTTATCTATATATCTGCTATAACGAGGATCTGTTGCATAACTTTGACTTGACCAGATAGAACTTCATAAGGAAGCTGTCTAATTTGCGCGATAGAACGGGGTCTTAAAATTGAACGAATATGGATTAGAGTCTCACTAGAAAGACATTGACAAAATAATGACACGTATTCTTatccatattttaatttctaTTCATGGTTTTGCCTTCCTAGATTCAGACAGATAGTTACAGACATCATTTGCCCACATTGTATAACTTTTTGTACAATGTCATTTGAATCCATCTTCAATAATATTTGTTATGACTAGGGATGCAAAAACTACTAGAATGTGACCAAAATTTCAACTCAACTTTTCTACTCTTCACCATAGCTTTTATGTTGCACTTAGCacttttttaaaacaaatcttTTATCCTTGAAGTTTTGAGGTTAACTCTTCAAGTTAATTAGATTTATTCAATCGTTTACAAATTCATAAAAATATGTACCATGTCATTCTGTCTGACCCtgttaataaatttacttatgaTGTCCAATATGGCAATGCTTTCTCTTCTGGCTCCGCACAACGAGATCTTTAATGGTGTAGATGTGTTTTGACTTTAAATACTTATTTGCCTAGTGATATCTGAAACATACAGGTGAATTTGATGATCTATTGGATAGCAGCAACTCAGAACGTCATTCTGACCCCTCAGAAGGGATAAGTTTGATACATAGTAACGTCAAAAGCTTACCAGAACTGGAGTCAAATGGATCCATTCCCATAGAAAAGCAACAAAAGTTAGTGGATATAGAGCACTTGACCGTGGAGACTCCAAGTGGTACTGCATTGGTTAGGAATTTATCATTGGTAATCAACAAGAATGAGCATTTATTGGTAAGTAACTCCACTGTTCTACTGAATTTATCGTTAGTTAATATATCTTTTCGGGGAGCTGAAGACCATTTCCCGTACATGACCAATTGAACAGGTAACAGGACCAAGTGGGAGTGGTAAAACATCTTTGTTAAGAGCTATGGCTGGTCTTTTTAGTACTGGAAAAGGAAAAATCATTTTCCATGTGAACTACCGAGAAGACAACCAACCATCCATTTCTTCTGATGTAGTAGATCCTGAGGTAGATACTGTTAGTGATAAATATGGGGAACTTCGGAGGCCCTCGAATAGGAATTATAAAGGCATATTTTTCCTTCCTCAAAGACCATATATGGTATTGGGAACACTTCGCCAACAGTTGCTTTATCCTATATGGGCTGAGGATGCAATTTCCACAGCGGACGGTACTAAACCAACTGGTATGTACTTCAACTCCTTTTGCCACATGGTACTCTGCTGACTGCTGAGGAAGCTATAATCAACTGTGACAATTGTTTTGTAATACTTGCAGGGTCACTTCCTTTCTTGACGCAGGAACCAAATTCGAAACATATGAGTGAAAAGCCTAGTAAGCCCACAACGGAGGACCTGATACAGGTTTTGGAGGATGTCCGACTTGGCTATATATTATCCCGATTCAGCAGTTTGGATACTTCATATGAATGGTCTAGTGCTCTCTCCCTTGGAGAGCAGCAACGCCTTGCATTTGCTCGTTTACTGCTTTCGAAACCACGATTGGTTCTACTGGATGAATCTACCAGTGCTTTAGATGAAGCCAATGAGGTATTACCACGCTCTTTCCTCAGACTTTCAAGATTCATTTGTTCTTCCTCGTCCTTCCCACATGTATTGGACTTATCAGGTCCAGAGCATCTTCAGGAATTGCCCCTAACGCATTTAGTCAAATTTCGCGCTACGCACACGAACACCTGGAATGAATAATCTAGTCTATAAACTGTTAACACGCATAAGCTAATGAACATGTTCCAAGTCTTTTTTAAGTGTTGGTTATGTACCACTCATTCGATATCATATGCACTTGATGCCCACctgcttcaatttttttcccATTGTTGAATCACGATGAAGAGAACATGATATAAGTTGTAATGATGATCTCCCGGTTCTGCTGCTATTGGCAGGTTCATATATATCAGCAGATTGAAAAGGCAGGCATAACATATATAAGCGTCGGTCACCGGCAAACTCTATACGACTTCCACAAGAAGAACTTACGGATCTCCACCGCGGAACCCAGTAGCGCCGAACCCAATTGGAGCATTGAATCCATCAATCGAGAAACATTATACAACTTATGAAACGTATAATTGCAGCTGCCTTTTCTTACATTAGGTCACTTGTTTGTTCTGTTTCTCTGGTGTGTTGCAAGTGTTTTTGGGTCCTTTGTATCATAAGTAGTTTCTGCAAAACTTTCTACGGTTTATATTATAAAACTTAGAACACTTAAGGTTTTCAGCTGAATTTGCCTATCCATATAATGATGGATTACAAATTACAGAAGGGTTTTGAAAAAACCCCATTTACACGCACTGTTTGAATTTCAAATGATACAAAGCTATCAGACTTAGCTAAGAAACATTCAAAAGAAACCTAGACCTAACAGACTTGTCTTTGGATAACAGTTGAACTTTAGAATATCCAACTGAAGAGTTGGAACTAGAGTTGGATGCTTGATAAGTCTGACTTGGAATAACATCCCCCCGCAAGCTGACTGGTCGAGCAACCACAGGAAGCTTGGACACTAAGAACTTGAAACGTGATGAAGACAGACCCCTTGTGAATAGGTCAGCAATCTGATCTTGGGAACAAATAAAATTTACCAAAAGCTCTCCACGGACCACTTTCTCCCTGACATAGTGATAATCCACTACTAAATGTTTCGTGCGCGAGTAGAACACCGGGTTAGAAGCTAAGGCTATGGAGGAAACATTATCACACCATATTTGAGGCCTGAGAAGATTTAAATGCAGGTCTCTGAACAATGAGCGTAACCAAGATAACTCAGCGACAGTGTATGCAAGCTGCCTAGACTCGGCTTCTATACTAGACCTAGAGACAGTTTTCTGTTTCTTCGAAGACCATGACACTAAATTTGGTCCCAAATAAACACAAAAACCACTAGTGGAGCCGCGTGTATCTAGGTTGCCCACATAATCTCTGCATCTAAAAAAGCACGTAGTTGTACACCACCAGGTTTGTATACAAGACCATGATCATACTGTTTGAAATGGTACCAGGCATGTTGTTTGAGGTTgataaagattgaaactttgaatAAAGGTTTGAAGaaatttgtgttttttcaaga carries:
- the LOC103422287 gene encoding ABC transporter D family member 2, chloroplastic-like isoform X2; amino-acid sequence: MEKMIIQVQQTYSVSLCSSSAYNSANRRRCCLIGVRVSDGVERGATMSYANWLLFPRFPSLSTVSTTCRSSSNWMMRRRESSNDVESSSSSSRSSGRCAAASGSAPPPPVPPDTEKREVPELQTLLRRFWKVAAPYWSSSDKVQARIQLAVVFALTLATTGISVGFSFLGRDFYNALANKNQEQFTKQLLYYLGAFAVGIPIFVLRYYARQTLSLRWRAWMTKHYMDRYLSNQAFYKIQSQSIIDNPDQRIVDDLSSFTETALSFSLTILNAVVDLISFSNILFSIYPPLFAVLFVYSIGGTAISIYLGKDLVSLNFMQEKKEADFRYGLVRVRENAESIAFYSGEANEMQLLLQRFTSAFKNMSKLLICSRNLEVFTSGYSYLIHILPAAVVAPMYFSGKIEMGVIDQSTSAFSHILGDFSLIVYRMETISAFAAVIDRLGEFDDLLDSSNSERHSDPSEGISLIHSNVKSLPELESNGSIPIEKQQKLVDIEHLTVETPSGTALVRNLSLVINKNEHLLVTGPSGSGKTSLLRAMAGLFSTGKGKIIFHVNYREDNQPSISSDVVDPEVDTVSDKYGELRRPSNRNYKGIFFLPQRPYMVLGTLRQQLLYPIWAEDAISTADGTKPTGSLPFLTQEPNSKHMSEKPSKPTTEDLIQVLEDVRLGYILSRFSSLDTSYEWSSALSLGEQQRLAFARLLLSKPRLVLLDESTSALDEANEVHIYQQIEKAGITYISVGHRQTLYDFHKKNLRISTAEPSSAEPNWSIESINRETLYNL
- the LOC103422287 gene encoding ABC transporter D family member 2, chloroplastic-like isoform X1; the encoded protein is MEKMIIQVQQTYSVSLCSSSAYNSANRRRCCLIGVRVSDGVERGATMSYANWLLFPRFPSLSTVSTTCRSSSNWMMRRRESSNDVESSSSSSRSSGRCAAASGSAPPPPVPPDTEKQREVPELQTLLRRFWKVAAPYWSSSDKVQARIQLAVVFALTLATTGISVGFSFLGRDFYNALANKNQEQFTKQLLYYLGAFAVGIPIFVLRYYARQTLSLRWRAWMTKHYMDRYLSNQAFYKIQSQSIIDNPDQRIVDDLSSFTETALSFSLTILNAVVDLISFSNILFSIYPPLFAVLFVYSIGGTAISIYLGKDLVSLNFMQEKKEADFRYGLVRVRENAESIAFYSGEANEMQLLLQRFTSAFKNMSKLLICSRNLEVFTSGYSYLIHILPAAVVAPMYFSGKIEMGVIDQSTSAFSHILGDFSLIVYRMETISAFAAVIDRLGEFDDLLDSSNSERHSDPSEGISLIHSNVKSLPELESNGSIPIEKQQKLVDIEHLTVETPSGTALVRNLSLVINKNEHLLVTGPSGSGKTSLLRAMAGLFSTGKGKIIFHVNYREDNQPSISSDVVDPEVDTVSDKYGELRRPSNRNYKGIFFLPQRPYMVLGTLRQQLLYPIWAEDAISTADGTKPTGSLPFLTQEPNSKHMSEKPSKPTTEDLIQVLEDVRLGYILSRFSSLDTSYEWSSALSLGEQQRLAFARLLLSKPRLVLLDESTSALDEANEVHIYQQIEKAGITYISVGHRQTLYDFHKKNLRISTAEPSSAEPNWSIESINRETLYNL